A stretch of the Chitinophaga sp. Cy-1792 genome encodes the following:
- a CDS encoding DUF2062 domain-containing protein, whose translation MSATPTHNELFEQHRVAVLIPTYNNATTLGAVIKDALTYTHHVIVVNDGATDHTAEVLVSHPSVQLVSYSPNRGKGIALRKGFSYAKEQGYDYVITMDADGQHFASDLPVLLNKISEDPDALVIGARNLQQENMPGKNTFANKFSNFWFYVETGLKMPDTQSGYRLYPLHRMGNSQYWCTKYEFEIEVLVRSAWKGIKIDWAPVKVYYPPAEERVSHFRPFRDFSRISVLNTVLVFITLIYIKPRDVIRYLSKWDNWKRMWKEEVLNPTESNSKKAAAIGFGVFMGIVPIWGFQLLVAILLSIKFKLNKALVVLAAHISTPPLTVLVLYASFITGKMYLGQSSKDLIFLGQSLAQMKKTAMENLLQYVLGACTLAVAAGILSWLVSLAVLSIFRKKKPLQDFQEQ comes from the coding sequence ATGTCCGCTACACCTACACATAACGAATTATTTGAGCAGCACCGCGTGGCGGTGCTGATTCCTACTTATAACAATGCCACCACACTGGGGGCAGTGATAAAGGACGCGCTGACCTATACCCATCATGTAATTGTGGTAAACGATGGCGCTACCGATCATACTGCTGAGGTGCTGGTATCACACCCTTCTGTACAGCTAGTTTCGTATAGTCCTAACCGTGGTAAGGGAATAGCGTTGCGCAAGGGCTTTAGCTATGCCAAAGAGCAGGGCTACGACTATGTCATCACCATGGATGCAGACGGGCAGCACTTTGCGAGCGACCTTCCGGTGTTACTGAATAAGATCAGTGAAGATCCGGATGCGCTGGTGATAGGCGCCCGAAACCTGCAACAGGAGAACATGCCGGGAAAAAATACTTTTGCCAATAAATTCTCCAACTTCTGGTTTTATGTGGAAACAGGGCTGAAAATGCCTGATACGCAGTCTGGCTACCGCTTGTATCCTTTGCATAGAATGGGAAACAGCCAATACTGGTGCACCAAATATGAATTTGAGATAGAAGTACTGGTACGTAGCGCCTGGAAAGGAATTAAGATAGACTGGGCGCCGGTTAAGGTCTATTATCCGCCGGCAGAAGAGCGCGTTTCGCATTTCAGGCCTTTCCGCGATTTCTCCCGTATCTCTGTGCTGAACACCGTATTGGTATTCATTACACTGATATATATCAAACCGAGGGACGTTATCCGTTATCTCTCCAAATGGGATAACTGGAAGCGTATGTGGAAAGAGGAAGTGCTGAACCCGACAGAAAGTAATAGTAAGAAGGCAGCAGCGATAGGCTTTGGTGTATTTATGGGAATAGTGCCTATCTGGGGCTTTCAGCTGCTGGTAGCGATATTATTATCAATAAAATTTAAATTAAATAAAGCATTGGTGGTACTGGCTGCACATATCAGTACACCGCCATTGACGGTGCTGGTATTATATGCCAGCTTTATCACCGGAAAGATGTATCTGGGGCAGTCTTCCAAGGATTTGATTTTCCTGGGGCAGAGCCTTGCGCAGATGAAAAAAACTGCCATGGAGAATCTCCTGCAGTACGTGCTGGGCGCATGCACATTGGCAGTTGCTGCCGGAATTTTATCGTGGCTGGTGAGTCTGGCCGTTTTATCCATATTCAGAAAAAAGAAACCTCTTCAGGATTTTCAGGAACAATAA